Proteins from a single region of Segatella copri:
- a CDS encoding TonB-dependent receptor plug domain-containing protein, whose protein sequence is MYSRYILLSTLLVIGAETYAKNNKTEVVSLSSSYNNSVRNNSVDSSSQDSIFKDETLQEVKVVARKSGTSRLAGAVNGIAVNKDELFKAACCNLGESFTTNPSVDVAYNDATTGARQIKLLGLSGTYVQMLTENLPNFRGAAIPYALGYVPGPWMKGIQVSKGSASVKNGYESITGQINVDYLQPEDEQQVEVNLFGDTKSRIEANADANVHLSDKWATEILLHHENILKNHDDNGDGFYDMPGREQYNVQNRWLYKGKHYIFHGGLGALKEIRTSGQDEEHVHSDDIYRIKLHTNRYEGYMKHAFILNHEHGTNIAFMSSASMHQLDAQYGNKFYNLNEKNLYGSLIFETNFTHQHNLSVGLSVNHDYLGQRANVNVSPRPAVGQEDSPYLLSEMQRMNEKETTPGAYAQYTYTLGTKLTAMAGVRFDHSSLYGSFFTPRFHVKYSPVDAISIRLSAGKGYRTVFGLAEYNYLLASGREFQITGDGLKQEEAWNYGISTAFYIPMFGKTLKLNAEYYYTDFKNQAVVDYDANKGLISICNLMGKSYSHTFQIDASYPLLKGLEITAAYRLNDVKCTYDYGKTLKEKPLTSKYKALFTASYKTPLGLWQFDATMQLNGGGRNPEPYQLADGSQSWSPRFHSFGQVSAQVTRWFRHWSIYVGGENLTGFKQKTPIYGASNPWGSDFEPTLVWGPVEGRMFYAGVRVHF, encoded by the coding sequence ATGTATTCAAGATATATATTGCTCAGTACCTTGCTGGTTATTGGTGCTGAGACTTATGCAAAAAATAATAAGACAGAGGTTGTGTCTCTGTCATCATCATATAATAATTCTGTAAGAAATAACTCTGTAGATTCCTCCTCTCAGGATTCCATCTTCAAGGACGAGACCTTGCAGGAGGTGAAGGTGGTGGCTCGCAAGTCGGGCACTTCCCGATTGGCTGGTGCCGTGAATGGCATCGCCGTGAACAAGGATGAGCTCTTCAAGGCGGCTTGTTGCAACCTGGGCGAGAGTTTTACGACCAATCCATCGGTGGATGTGGCTTATAATGATGCCACGACGGGCGCAAGACAAATCAAACTCCTCGGTCTTTCGGGCACTTACGTACAGATGCTCACCGAGAATCTGCCGAATTTCCGTGGTGCAGCCATCCCATACGCCCTGGGCTATGTGCCGGGACCTTGGATGAAAGGCATTCAAGTATCCAAGGGTAGTGCTTCGGTGAAGAATGGCTATGAGTCGATTACGGGGCAAATCAATGTAGATTACTTGCAACCTGAGGATGAGCAACAGGTGGAGGTGAACCTCTTTGGCGATACCAAGAGCCGAATCGAAGCAAACGCCGATGCCAACGTTCATCTGTCGGATAAGTGGGCAACGGAGATATTGTTGCATCATGAGAATATCCTCAAAAACCATGATGACAATGGCGATGGCTTCTATGATATGCCAGGCAGAGAACAATATAATGTACAGAACCGTTGGCTGTATAAAGGCAAGCACTACATCTTTCATGGTGGACTTGGGGCTTTGAAGGAGATTCGTACCAGTGGGCAGGATGAGGAACATGTTCATAGTGATGATATTTATCGAATCAAGCTCCATACCAACCGTTATGAGGGTTATATGAAACATGCCTTCATCCTCAATCATGAGCATGGCACCAATATTGCCTTCATGTCCTCGGCTTCGATGCACCAGCTCGATGCCCAGTATGGCAACAAGTTCTACAACCTCAATGAGAAGAATCTCTATGGCTCACTGATTTTTGAGACCAATTTTACTCATCAGCACAATTTGTCGGTAGGTTTGAGCGTCAACCATGATTACCTGGGACAGCGCGCCAATGTGAATGTTTCTCCAAGACCGGCAGTAGGGCAAGAAGACTCTCCTTACCTTTTGTCGGAGATGCAGAGAATGAACGAGAAGGAGACGACTCCTGGAGCATACGCCCAATACACCTATACGTTAGGCACGAAGTTGACAGCGATGGCAGGTGTCCGTTTCGACCATAGTTCGCTTTATGGCAGCTTCTTCACCCCTCGTTTCCACGTGAAGTATTCACCTGTCGATGCCATCAGCATCCGCTTATCAGCAGGTAAGGGCTATCGCACAGTATTTGGCTTGGCAGAGTACAACTATCTCTTGGCGAGCGGCAGGGAGTTTCAGATTACGGGTGATGGACTAAAGCAAGAGGAGGCTTGGAACTATGGTATAAGTACCGCTTTCTACATCCCGATGTTTGGCAAGACCCTGAAACTGAACGCCGAGTATTATTATACCGACTTCAAGAATCAAGCGGTGGTGGATTATGATGCCAACAAGGGGCTTATCTCCATCTGCAATTTGATGGGCAAGTCTTATTCGCACACTTTCCAGATAGATGCCTCTTATCCATTGCTGAAGGGCTTGGAGATAACAGCGGCTTATCGTCTGAACGATGTGAAGTGTACCTACGATTATGGCAAAACCTTGAAAGAAAAGCCATTGACCAGTAAGTATAAGGCGCTCTTCACGGCTTCCTATAAGACTCCACTTGGCCTATGGCAATTTGATGCCACCATGCAGTTGAATGGGGGAGGCAGGAATCCAGAGCCTTACCAGTTGGCAGATGGAAGCCAGTCATGGTCTCCTCGTTTCCATAGCTTCGGGCAAGTGAGTGCGCAGGTTACGAGATGGTTCCGCCATTGGAGTATCTATGTGGGAGGCGAGAACCTGACAGGTTTCAAGCAGAAAACTCCTATCTATGGTGCCAGCAACCCATGGGGAAGCGATTTCGAGCCAACCTTGGTTTGGGGACCTGTAGAGGGCAGGATGTTCTATGCAGGAGTGAGAGTACACTTTTAA
- a CDS encoding heavy-metal-associated domain-containing protein, which yields MKKILVMFTMMMVAMVTFAKDIKTVVFTTTPQMHCEACENKIKSNLRFEKGIKSIETSVPDQTVTVQYNADKTTPEKLQKGFEKFGYKARILKDGEKVEKNTGEKCDLM from the coding sequence ATGAAGAAGATTTTAGTAATGTTCACAATGATGATGGTGGCAATGGTAACCTTTGCCAAGGACATCAAGACCGTAGTGTTCACCACAACCCCACAGATGCACTGTGAGGCTTGTGAGAATAAAATCAAGAGCAACCTTCGCTTCGAGAAGGGAATCAAGAGCATTGAGACTTCTGTGCCAGACCAGACTGTCACAGTACAGTATAATGCCGACAAGACAACCCCAGAGAAGCTCCAGAAAGGTTTTGAGAAGTTTGGCTATAAGGCTCGCATCCTGAAAGATGGCGAGAAGGTTGAGAAGAACACTGGGGAGAAGTGTGACTTGATGTAA
- a CDS encoding DUF6140 family protein, whose amino-acid sequence MSKVFQVKPKRLKRSNGTVLTPDMVVTVTTMQHTATPFYNGAKEVQEAYMRIYAFDYKKACCNPNDFEFKKLD is encoded by the coding sequence ATGAGCAAGGTATTTCAAGTAAAGCCTAAGCGCCTTAAACGCTCAAACGGTACTGTTCTCACTCCCGATATGGTAGTGACAGTAACAACCATGCAGCACACCGCCACCCCTTTTTATAATGGAGCCAAGGAGGTGCAAGAAGCCTACATGCGCATCTATGCTTTCGATTATAAGAAAGCATGCTGCAATCCGAATGATTTCGAATTTAAGAAGTTGGACTAA
- a CDS encoding GTPase domain-containing protein: MEDNHIYTEFMSNKQLFKPFVSWPDCVHLGLNNVDAISNKLLNEITLRRGEHLLWVSRHKANWKAKDDDEKTPSGCIITDQRICYFNLNDKKKSFSVEWGEVAAIKHMMNSFYIQKSSVTTSNELKISDYSLFDKKVENSSPVVTLLKGVFTNKEQESKMTKEQLFSEFEEQLKQLPYKDGRTVLKNEEPKDKKVVIGSLSNAKHESVDVLSDKNKSSQSLSSKDEIKKAYKNLQEILQSTQRDVFDLNGVNSQFNTVKGKIAFAFDSKIKEAKKELDVALKDTVWDNLVIAFFGETNAGKSTIIETFRILFDDKRKKEDGLIVGDGRHDFTKTYEEYHLSIAGHPFTLIDVPGIEGNESEFKDVIKTALHKAHCIFYVQGHNKKPDRATAEKIKKYLGDWVKVYSIYNVRGGVSNYDEEEERETLITSGILKAESLIRAEFKTILGDVYAGHVTLQGLLAMSAKASFSSKREDLIRGQQKLLKYFGGSADKVLEFSQFKTLITLVEQKSSNFKSEIIEANKQKLISLAGNIATDIEQVMESQKNYLANLELNLRTINREVCNNSMDSALRNITNKTRNAITSAYGELKSEIFDLIDNEPSNINQLAEQYQEDVIENLENRIKSIVNDELKKVRDTANRKIKDLDGVNIKPIQFNQSIDLETEIDFSGALGELDIDLADVLSWTAKTAGTAATGALVGSFIPGIGTLIGAGVGAFVGGIAHACSGDGGKADARKSVSDAIGKATQRAKNNVKSMLAPVIRDMDIQKRQLTNSVKTELTNIEELQETLDTFDVEISEFVNELKHKRYGRI; the protein is encoded by the coding sequence ATGGAAGATAATCACATATACACAGAATTCATGTCAAACAAACAGTTATTTAAACCGTTTGTTTCATGGCCCGATTGTGTACATTTGGGATTGAACAATGTAGATGCTATTTCGAATAAACTTCTTAATGAGATTACATTGAGAAGAGGTGAACATCTGCTATGGGTATCGCGTCATAAAGCTAATTGGAAGGCGAAAGACGATGATGAGAAAACTCCTTCAGGTTGTATCATCACAGATCAACGCATTTGCTATTTCAATTTAAATGATAAGAAAAAAAGTTTTAGCGTAGAGTGGGGTGAGGTTGCAGCTATAAAGCACATGATGAATAGTTTCTACATCCAAAAGTCATCAGTAACGACATCTAATGAGTTGAAGATTAGCGACTACTCTTTGTTCGACAAAAAAGTTGAAAACTCAAGTCCGGTTGTTACCCTTTTAAAGGGTGTATTTACCAATAAAGAACAAGAATCAAAAATGACCAAAGAACAATTGTTTTCTGAATTTGAAGAACAACTCAAACAATTACCGTATAAGGATGGACGGACTGTTCTGAAAAATGAGGAACCAAAAGATAAAAAAGTAGTTATAGGATCTTTGTCTAATGCAAAGCATGAGTCTGTTGATGTTTTGTCAGATAAGAACAAGTCTTCGCAGAGTTTGTCTTCTAAAGATGAAATAAAGAAGGCTTATAAGAATTTGCAAGAAATCTTGCAAAGTACTCAAAGGGATGTCTTTGACTTAAATGGAGTAAATTCACAGTTTAATACTGTTAAGGGGAAAATTGCCTTTGCGTTTGATTCGAAAATAAAAGAAGCTAAGAAAGAATTAGATGTGGCTTTAAAGGATACTGTATGGGATAATCTTGTTATAGCTTTCTTTGGAGAAACAAATGCAGGTAAGAGCACAATTATCGAGACCTTTAGAATTCTTTTTGATGATAAACGTAAAAAAGAAGATGGTCTGATTGTGGGTGATGGCAGACACGACTTTACAAAAACCTATGAAGAATATCATTTGTCTATTGCAGGCCATCCTTTTACTTTGATAGACGTACCTGGTATTGAAGGAAATGAATCAGAGTTTAAAGATGTGATAAAAACAGCTTTGCATAAGGCTCATTGTATCTTTTATGTTCAGGGACATAATAAGAAACCAGATCGAGCTACAGCTGAAAAAATCAAGAAATATCTAGGAGATTGGGTAAAGGTTTATTCAATCTATAATGTGCGTGGTGGTGTTAGCAATTATGATGAAGAAGAAGAACGCGAAACATTGATAACTTCAGGTATCTTAAAGGCTGAAAGTTTAATACGGGCAGAATTTAAAACTATATTGGGTGATGTTTATGCTGGGCATGTAACCTTGCAGGGTCTGTTGGCTATGTCTGCTAAAGCATCATTTTCGTCTAAACGAGAAGATTTGATAAGAGGACAACAAAAGTTATTGAAGTATTTTGGTGGTTCTGCTGATAAAGTTTTGGAGTTTAGCCAATTTAAGACATTGATAACTCTTGTTGAACAGAAATCCTCTAATTTTAAGTCTGAAATCATAGAAGCAAACAAACAGAAATTGATATCTTTGGCAGGTAATATTGCCACCGATATTGAGCAGGTAATGGAATCTCAGAAGAACTATTTAGCCAATTTGGAGTTAAATCTTCGAACTATAAATCGAGAGGTTTGCAATAATAGTATGGATTCTGCTTTAAGAAATATAACTAACAAGACAAGAAATGCCATTACAAGTGCCTATGGTGAATTGAAATCAGAGATTTTTGATCTTATAGATAATGAACCAAGTAATATTAATCAATTAGCAGAACAGTATCAAGAAGATGTTATAGAGAATTTAGAGAATCGTATTAAGTCTATTGTTAACGATGAATTAAAAAAAGTTCGTGATACTGCAAATCGAAAGATAAAAGATTTGGATGGTGTAAACATAAAGCCAATACAATTCAATCAATCTATTGACCTTGAAACAGAGATAGATTTCTCTGGAGCATTAGGAGAATTAGATATCGATCTCGCAGATGTTCTTTCATGGACAGCTAAAACTGCAGGTACTGCAGCTACAGGAGCTCTTGTTGGATCTTTTATACCAGGTATAGGGACTTTAATAGGTGCAGGTGTAGGAGCTTTTGTCGGTGGCATTGCTCATGCATGTTCTGGAGATGGCGGAAAGGCTGATGCTCGAAAAAGCGTATCTGATGCTATCGGTAAGGCAACTCAGCGAGCTAAGAACAATGTCAAATCAATGTTGGCACCTGTTATTAGAGATATGGATATTCAAAAGCGCCAATTAACTAATTCTGTCAAAACAGAATTGACAAATATTGAGGAATTACAAGAAACTCTTGATACTTTTGATGTTGAAATATCAGAATTTGTAAATGAATTAAAACATAAACGTTATGGAAGAATTTAA